The following proteins are co-located in the Fischerella sp. PCC 9605 genome:
- a CDS encoding carbon dioxide-concentrating mechanism protein CcmK, which produces MDAYNVQASHRRDNLKDSALGLVSTRSFPAIVGTADMMLKSAGVHLVGYEKIGSGHCTAIVRGGIADVRLAVEAGEQTAKQFDQFISSLVIPRPFPNLEVILPINSRLSAVTGDGNYSRLSNQAVGLVETRGFPAMVGAADAMLKAADVQLAAYEKIGGGLCTAIIRGTVANVAVAVEAGMYEAERIGELNAVMVIPRPLDELEQTLPVASCWLEERQPLRLPINIKEPVAETELLQLPDLSKLSIKITEES; this is translated from the coding sequence ATGGACGCATACAATGTCCAGGCATCGCATCGTCGAGACAACCTCAAGGATAGTGCTTTGGGGTTAGTATCAACTCGCAGTTTTCCAGCGATAGTTGGTACGGCAGATATGATGCTCAAATCAGCTGGGGTTCACCTAGTTGGATATGAAAAAATTGGCAGTGGTCACTGTACTGCTATTGTTCGAGGGGGAATTGCTGATGTGCGTTTGGCTGTAGAAGCTGGTGAGCAAACCGCTAAACAATTTGATCAGTTTATTTCTAGCTTAGTTATTCCCCGACCTTTTCCCAACCTAGAAGTAATATTACCTATTAATAGTCGCCTCAGTGCGGTAACAGGAGACGGCAATTATAGTCGTTTGAGCAACCAAGCAGTGGGTTTAGTAGAAACTCGTGGTTTTCCGGCAATGGTAGGAGCTGCTGATGCGATGTTGAAAGCTGCTGATGTGCAGTTAGCAGCGTATGAAAAAATTGGTGGGGGTTTGTGTACAGCCATTATTCGCGGCACTGTGGCAAACGTTGCGGTAGCAGTGGAAGCTGGTATGTACGAGGCAGAACGCATTGGAGAACTGAATGCTGTGATGGTGATTCCTCGACCATTAGATGAATTAGAGCAAACCTTGCCAGTAGCAAGTTGCTGGCTAGAAGAACGTCAACCATTAAGGTTGCCAATCAATATCAAAGAGCCAGTTGCCGAAACAGAGTTACTTCAGTTACCAGATTTATCCAAGTTATCCATAAAAATTACAGAGGAGTCCTAG
- a CDS encoding transferase: MSVPPLRLGNNFDSYISGEVIIHPSAVLAPGVILQAAPNSKIIVGSGVCIGMGSILKVHQGTLEVEAGANLGAGFLMIGEGKIGANACIGAATTVFNYSVEPGQVVAPGSVLGDTSRHISDSVDTTYQTQQPEPSTTNSASIEEDRSPQEQADTGNSHVDISASSATEGIKEPTTDSPNNIGTHIYGQGSIQQLLITLFPHRQSLNKPPSDEQSE, encoded by the coding sequence ATGTCTGTGCCGCCACTGCGCCTGGGCAACAACTTTGATTCTTACATCAGTGGCGAGGTGATTATTCATCCAAGTGCAGTTCTCGCACCAGGAGTGATACTCCAAGCGGCTCCAAACAGCAAAATCATAGTAGGTTCTGGAGTTTGCATTGGTATGGGGTCAATCCTTAAAGTCCATCAAGGAACCTTAGAAGTAGAAGCAGGAGCAAACTTGGGAGCCGGTTTCCTAATGATTGGTGAGGGTAAAATTGGCGCAAACGCTTGCATTGGTGCGGCGACAACAGTTTTCAATTATTCTGTGGAACCTGGACAAGTAGTTGCACCCGGTTCAGTTCTAGGAGATACCAGTCGGCATATTTCCGATTCTGTCGATACGACTTACCAAACACAACAGCCGGAACCGTCCACCACCAATTCTGCTTCTATTGAAGAGGACAGGTCGCCACAGGAACAGGCAGATACGGGAAATTCTCATGTCGATATCTCCGCGTCTTCTGCAACTGAGGGTATAAAAGAGCCTACCACTGACTCGCCAAACAATATCGGTACTCACATCTATGGACAGGGAAGTATTCAGCAGCTTTTGATCACGTTGTTTCCACATCGGCAATCCTTGAACAAACCCCCCTCTGACGAGCAGTCCGAATAA
- a CDS encoding ATP-binding protein, with translation MNKLRILHLEDDLIDAELIQLMLVKNGLECEILLAKTHSEYLAALDEGNFDLILSDSSVPGFSGQAAFETAQQKCPGVPFILVSATVNDREAAVYLDRGALDYISKNQLWRLVPTVRRAVTGGMTQQRSQNDLERYNLAMKQLVKVVQELSLARSLDEITAIVRVAARELTGADGATFVLREEDMCYYAEENAIRPLWKGKRFPINVCIGGWCMRHKQQVIIEDVYGDERIPYEAYYPTFIKSLVMVPIRKEAPIGAIGNYWATPHQPTPEEVELIQALADTTSVAMENVQVYNELEQRVRDRTAELEAANQKLEAFAYTLSHDLRSPLAAIDGYSTLLLNEYGSKIDEQAKLYFSRMCLAAERMNNQIEHMLSLHQLSRVEIQPQKVNLSNIAQEILAHLKASEPNRQVETTIQEELTAYGDPVLLRVVLENLLSNAWKYTSQRQKAQIEFGAMPKSNSSPTFYIRDNGAGFNMTYAQKLFRPFQRMHSQTEFSGTGVGLASVQRIIQKHGGNIWAEAAVDRGASFYFTLSEEQVQEGRR, from the coding sequence ATGAATAAACTACGCATTCTGCATCTTGAAGATGACCTTATCGACGCTGAACTGATTCAGCTAATGTTAGTTAAAAATGGCTTGGAATGTGAAATATTGCTGGCAAAGACGCATTCTGAATATCTCGCAGCTCTCGATGAAGGTAATTTTGATTTAATCTTGTCTGATAGTAGCGTCCCCGGGTTTTCTGGACAGGCTGCCTTTGAGACAGCTCAACAAAAGTGTCCTGGTGTTCCCTTTATCTTGGTTTCCGCAACCGTTAACGATCGCGAAGCCGCTGTTTATTTAGATCGAGGTGCTTTAGACTACATTAGTAAAAATCAGTTGTGGCGACTCGTACCTACTGTTCGTCGTGCAGTCACTGGTGGTATGACGCAACAGCGATCGCAAAATGACTTAGAGCGCTACAACCTGGCTATGAAACAATTAGTGAAAGTAGTTCAGGAACTCTCCTTGGCGCGTAGCTTGGATGAAATTACAGCGATTGTGCGTGTAGCAGCACGAGAACTCACTGGTGCGGATGGGGCTACATTCGTGCTGCGCGAGGAAGATATGTGTTACTACGCTGAAGAAAATGCCATTCGGCCATTATGGAAAGGTAAACGCTTCCCAATAAACGTCTGTATTGGTGGCTGGTGTATGCGACACAAACAGCAAGTAATTATAGAAGATGTTTATGGTGATGAGCGTATTCCTTATGAAGCCTATTACCCTACTTTTATCAAGAGTTTAGTAATGGTGCCGATCCGCAAAGAAGCACCTATTGGGGCGATTGGTAACTACTGGGCGACACCACATCAGCCGACTCCAGAAGAAGTGGAGTTGATTCAGGCTTTAGCCGACACCACATCAGTAGCAATGGAAAACGTCCAAGTTTACAACGAATTAGAACAAAGAGTACGCGATCGCACTGCGGAATTAGAAGCCGCGAACCAAAAACTAGAAGCTTTTGCCTATACCCTCTCTCACGATTTGCGATCGCCACTAGCTGCAATTGATGGCTATAGCACGCTGTTGCTAAATGAGTACGGCAGTAAAATTGACGAGCAGGCAAAACTTTACTTCAGTCGTATGTGTTTAGCCGCCGAACGCATGAACAATCAGATTGAGCATATGCTGTCTCTGCACCAACTCTCACGAGTTGAAATTCAGCCGCAAAAAGTCAATCTCAGCAACATTGCTCAAGAAATTTTAGCGCATCTCAAGGCCAGCGAACCTAATCGCCAAGTAGAAACAACGATCCAAGAAGAACTGACAGCGTATGGCGATCCTGTTCTGCTGCGTGTAGTACTAGAAAATTTACTATCCAACGCCTGGAAGTACACATCCCAGCGTCAAAAGGCTCAAATTGAGTTTGGTGCAATGCCAAAATCTAACAGTTCACCAACATTCTATATACGGGATAACGGTGCTGGTTTTAATATGACTTACGCTCAAAAACTATTCCGCCCCTTCCAGCGAATGCATTCTCAAACAGAGTTTTCTGGTACAGGCGTAGGACTTGCCTCTGTACAGCGCATTATCCAAAAACATGGAGGGAACATTTGGGCTGAGGCAGCTGTAGATCGGGGAGCAAGCTTTTATTTTACCCTGTCTGAAGAACAAGTACAAGAAGGCAGAAGATAA
- a CDS encoding ribulose bisphosphate carboxylase small subunit → MAVRSIAEAAPPTPWSRNLAEPTIDPSAFLHSFSNIIGDVRIGANVIVAPGTSIRADEGTPFYIGENTNIQDGVVIHGLEKGRVIGDDQQEYSVWVGENSCLTHMALIHGPCYVGDGCFIGFRSTVFNARVGAGCIVMMHALIQDVEIPPGKYVPSGAVITNQQQADRLPDVQAEDKEFAHHVVGINQALRAGYLCAADSKCIRTIRDELTKSYTSKGVNGFERSSEVYSSSLGAETVEQVRYLLEQGYKIGTEHVDQRRFRTGSWTSCKPIEARSLGEAIAALEGCLADHSGEYVRLFGIDPKGRRRVLETIIQRPDGVVQAPTSFKAPAASYSSNGSYNGNGSSNGSSSRLSSETVDQIRQLLAGGYRIGTEHVDERRFRTGSWQSCKPIEATSAGEVVAALEDCMDNHQGEYVRLIGIDPKAKRRVLESIIQRPNGPVAASGSNKSASTTATSFASTTATATSTKLSSEAVEQLQQLLAGGFKISAEHVDQRRFRTGSWASCGQIQASSLQQAIAALEGYLAEYQGEYVRLIGIDPKAKRRVLELIIQRP, encoded by the coding sequence TAGATCCATCAGCATTCTTGCATTCATTTTCCAATATCATTGGGGATGTACGGATAGGGGCAAATGTAATAGTTGCGCCTGGTACTTCGATTAGGGCAGATGAAGGTACGCCTTTTTATATCGGTGAAAACACTAATATTCAAGATGGTGTTGTTATACACGGCTTAGAGAAAGGGCGTGTAATTGGTGATGACCAACAAGAATATTCGGTATGGGTTGGTGAGAATAGCTGCCTCACCCACATGGCTTTAATTCACGGGCCATGCTATGTAGGAGATGGTTGTTTTATCGGTTTTCGCTCTACGGTTTTTAATGCCAGGGTGGGAGCAGGTTGCATTGTGATGATGCACGCTTTAATCCAAGATGTGGAAATCCCTCCAGGCAAGTATGTGCCTTCGGGAGCAGTAATTACTAACCAGCAGCAAGCTGACCGATTGCCAGATGTGCAAGCTGAAGATAAGGAATTTGCCCATCATGTGGTTGGTATCAATCAGGCACTGCGAGCAGGTTACTTATGTGCTGCGGATAGCAAATGTATTAGAACCATTCGTGATGAATTAACTAAATCTTATACAAGCAAAGGCGTTAATGGATTTGAAAGGAGCAGCGAGGTGTATAGCAGCAGCTTGGGTGCAGAAACAGTAGAGCAGGTACGCTATCTATTGGAGCAAGGATATAAAATCGGCACAGAACACGTAGACCAACGGCGGTTCCGCACGGGTTCTTGGACTAGTTGCAAGCCAATTGAAGCAAGAAGCTTAGGTGAAGCGATCGCAGCTTTGGAGGGTTGTTTAGCAGACCACAGCGGTGAGTACGTTCGCCTGTTTGGCATTGACCCCAAGGGCAGACGGCGCGTGTTAGAAACTATTATTCAACGTCCGGATGGCGTTGTCCAAGCACCTACTTCCTTTAAGGCTCCTGCTGCTAGTTATAGCAGTAATGGCAGCTACAACGGCAATGGTAGCAGCAACGGCAGCAGCAGCAGACTCAGCAGTGAAACAGTAGATCAAATCCGCCAACTATTAGCAGGTGGTTACAGAATTGGTACAGAACACGTAGATGAGCGCCGTTTCCGCACGGGTTCCTGGCAAAGCTGCAAGCCAATTGAAGCAACTTCTGCGGGTGAAGTGGTTGCTGCCCTAGAAGATTGTATGGATAATCATCAAGGCGAATACGTGCGCTTGATTGGTATCGACCCGAAAGCCAAACGTCGTGTACTCGAAAGCATTATCCAACGCCCCAACGGCCCGGTCGCTGCATCTGGTAGCAACAAATCAGCTAGTACGACGGCTACCTCTTTTGCTTCTACAACCGCAACAGCTACTAGTACCAAATTAAGTTCCGAAGCAGTAGAACAGCTACAGCAACTGTTGGCAGGTGGCTTTAAGATTAGTGCCGAACATGTAGATCAAAGGAGATTCCGTACAGGTTCTTGGGCTAGCTGCGGACAAATTCAGGCTAGCAGTTTGCAACAGGCGATCGCAGCATTGGAAGGATACCTCGCCGAATATCAAGGAGAATACGTGCGCTTAATTGGTATCGATCCTAAAGCTAAGCGCCGGGTATTGGAATTGATTATCCAACGCCCGTAG
- a CDS encoding mucoidy inhibitor MuiA family protein: protein MVNPEIPSVRKTVASQIVAVTVYSDKALVTRRGVVSLTGHEKELVISPLPDVIETESVRVGGKGKVAARLLEVKCDRIFSTEPVAAKVTQLTQQIQQLEAEWQHLQAQLDALGLQSSFIQGLRDKTEEQFSISLARKSLSLSETLDFLNFLGSQYSEYAIATTECKNRQQELEKQLQTLRQQLQSIQTPHPKESYSLSVGIESAGTGEFELEVSYVVSRASWTPLYDLRVSSTSNAVNLGYLAEVTQSTGEDWLGVTLTLSTAKPGLGTLPPKLEPWYIDVPNFPRELRKRLASIPTANQLSAAEAVAGMPSPVLENLNEDYIEAETVVAEVNREGSVVTFKLNGSGNIPSDGAPHKTTIFNDDFPCSFDYVAMPRLVSFAYLQAKVRNSANGATLLPGKANIFRDNIFVGTTQLENIAPGQEFKVNLGIDEGLKIERDLVERHVDKKLISNTRRISFAYRLIVTNLLNQEADLKLTEQLPVSRNEQIKVRLIRSNPQIQLGEMGILEWDITLSPQAKQEIYYQFVVEHPPQLRVIGLDV, encoded by the coding sequence GTGGTTAACCCAGAAATTCCATCTGTGCGAAAAACAGTAGCAAGCCAAATTGTTGCTGTAACGGTGTATTCGGACAAAGCTCTAGTAACACGACGGGGTGTAGTATCCTTAACAGGACATGAAAAAGAATTAGTAATTTCTCCACTGCCAGACGTTATAGAAACTGAGTCGGTAAGAGTTGGCGGTAAAGGTAAAGTAGCAGCACGGTTACTAGAAGTGAAATGCGATCGCATCTTTTCAACCGAACCTGTAGCTGCAAAAGTTACACAGTTGACTCAACAGATCCAACAGTTAGAAGCAGAATGGCAGCACCTGCAAGCACAACTTGATGCTTTAGGCTTACAGTCTAGTTTTATCCAAGGTTTGCGCGATAAGACAGAAGAACAATTTTCGATCAGTCTGGCGCGAAAAAGCCTCAGCCTCAGCGAGACTTTGGATTTTCTCAACTTTCTCGGAAGTCAGTATAGCGAATATGCGATCGCCACAACAGAGTGCAAAAATCGCCAGCAAGAATTAGAAAAGCAATTACAAACACTCCGCCAACAGTTGCAATCTATACAAACACCCCATCCTAAAGAAAGTTATAGTTTGAGCGTGGGGATAGAAAGCGCAGGTACAGGGGAGTTTGAGCTAGAGGTATCATATGTAGTCAGTCGTGCCAGCTGGACTCCTTTGTATGATCTGCGAGTAAGTAGTACAAGTAATGCTGTCAATCTTGGCTATTTAGCAGAAGTAACCCAAAGTACAGGTGAAGATTGGTTGGGTGTAACTCTTACCCTTTCTACCGCCAAACCAGGACTGGGAACACTACCACCAAAACTGGAGCCTTGGTATATTGACGTACCAAATTTTCCAAGAGAATTACGCAAGCGGCTAGCATCTATACCTACCGCAAATCAACTATCTGCGGCAGAGGCTGTAGCTGGTATGCCAAGTCCAGTTTTAGAAAACCTCAATGAAGATTATATTGAAGCCGAGACTGTTGTAGCGGAAGTAAACAGAGAAGGTAGTGTTGTCACCTTTAAATTAAATGGCAGTGGTAACATACCCAGTGATGGCGCACCCCATAAAACTACGATTTTTAATGATGATTTTCCTTGTAGCTTTGATTACGTGGCAATGCCGCGCTTGGTAAGCTTTGCGTATCTGCAAGCGAAGGTAAGAAATAGTGCTAACGGTGCGACTTTGTTACCAGGCAAAGCAAATATATTCCGCGACAATATCTTTGTGGGGACTACTCAGCTAGAAAATATCGCACCAGGGCAAGAGTTTAAAGTTAACTTAGGCATCGACGAAGGATTAAAAATTGAACGCGATTTAGTTGAGCGTCACGTAGACAAAAAATTGATTAGTAATACCCGTAGAATTAGTTTTGCTTATCGATTAATAGTTACTAACTTGCTCAACCAAGAAGCTGATCTGAAATTAACCGAACAATTGCCAGTTAGCCGCAACGAACAAATTAAAGTCCGCCTCATCCGCAGTAACCCACAAATTCAACTGGGTGAGATGGGGATATTGGAATGGGATATTACTCTCTCCCCCCAGGCAAAACAAGAGATATATTACCAGTTCGTAGTAGAGCATCCGCCACAGTTAAGGGTAATAGGGTTGGATGTTTGA
- a CDS encoding LysR family transcriptional regulator: protein MNQATLHQLKVFEAAARHGSFTRAAEELFLTQPTVSMQIKQLTKSVGLPLFEQVGKRLYLTEAGRELYATCRQIFDTIAQFEMKVADLKGLKQGQLRLAVITTAKYFIPRLLGPFCQLYPGIDISLQVTNHEGILERMTNNMDDLYIMSQVPEHLDVSYQPFLENPLVVLAPINHPLANEKNIPIERLADEAFIMREPGSGTRRAVQKLFDQHGVTVKVKLELGSNEAIKQAIAGGLGISVLSRHTLLPDTGDLTILNVEHFPIKRDWYMVYPSGKQLSIVARTYFEYLIDAAKQIAEQTASLSCD from the coding sequence TTGAACCAAGCGACGTTGCACCAGTTGAAGGTGTTCGAGGCCGCAGCACGGCACGGTAGCTTTACTCGCGCCGCCGAAGAATTGTTTCTCACTCAACCTACCGTTTCTATGCAAATCAAGCAACTTACAAAATCGGTAGGGTTGCCATTATTTGAACAGGTAGGTAAGCGTCTGTATTTGACGGAAGCTGGACGGGAATTATATGCCACTTGTCGGCAAATTTTCGATACCATCGCCCAGTTTGAAATGAAAGTGGCAGATTTAAAAGGGTTAAAACAGGGTCAATTACGCTTGGCGGTAATTACTACAGCAAAATATTTTATACCACGATTGTTAGGGCCATTTTGTCAGCTTTATCCAGGAATTGATATCTCACTACAGGTGACAAATCATGAAGGCATTCTGGAACGCATGACAAATAACATGGACGACTTATATATCATGAGTCAAGTCCCAGAACATTTAGATGTAAGTTATCAGCCTTTTCTCGAAAATCCCTTAGTAGTTTTAGCTCCAATTAATCATCCTTTAGCAAACGAGAAAAATATCCCCATAGAACGTCTTGCTGATGAAGCTTTTATTATGCGGGAACCTGGTTCAGGAACACGCCGCGCCGTGCAGAAATTATTCGATCAGCATGGAGTGACTGTGAAAGTAAAGCTAGAATTAGGGAGTAACGAAGCGATTAAGCAAGCCATAGCCGGTGGTTTGGGAATTTCTGTTTTATCTCGTCACACCTTATTACCTGATACTGGGGATTTAACCATTTTGAATGTAGAACACTTTCCAATTAAACGGGACTGGTACATGGTTTATCCATCGGGAAAACAACTATCCATCGTTGCTCGTACATATTTTGAATATCTAATAGATGCAGCAAAACAAATTGCCGAACAAACTGCTTCTCTTAGTTGTGATTAG